ATTATCATTAAATAGTATTTTTAAATATGGATCTTTACCAACCCCCTATCTAGGAAGCAGATAAATATTACTCCTAGAGATGAAGAATAAGATCTACGTGCACCTTGTATCATCTTTTCTCTATTCCCATCTCTAGTTAAAACACCATCTACTCATTTCTTAAACTTCTTATTCCTTTTTTGATGATTCTCTGTATTTTATTTCTAGGGACTTTATAGTATTAAATATCGGTCATCCAGGAACAGATGATAGTTACGAGTCCAATAACGATGATAAAGTTAAGAGTATCTTTAATGGTCTGATTTAGACTTCACTAATACAATTGATAATGATTAGAAATTTTAACATAATAAATTAATCCAGTTTGATCAATTATGTATGATAGAAAAGAATGACTACTAATGAGGAAACCTCTCACGGCTAAACCTGTTACATATTCTTCCAGTCATGGTACAATCTAACTTTCAAGAGGCAAGAAACACTAGACTAGTGTAGGTTATTAAACTATTATCACTAAATAATGATAGGTGTTACTAAATTCCCCTTGAGACAGATATTAATGAAATGCTTGTGGAAAGCGCATCAAATACTATATCTGAATCAGAGTATGGGACTCATGCATTAGTTATTTACGAGAATTTAGAGACACTAAGAGAATTTTACTCGCAATATATAAAAAAAAGAATTGAAGAGAAAAATGAATTTATTCAACTAGCATCGTTTTACGAAACTGAAGATTCTGTCAGAAAAACTCTGTCGGCAGGACATGTATCAATAGATGTCGATAAGTGGGAGAAGACTGAAAATTCATTGATGATTATGGATTCTTTAAAGAAATATTTAGGTAATGAATCTCAACAATCTGAAAATAATTCTGATAAGGATTTAGTAGGATACGCCAAAGAGAAGGGAAAAGCGGGTGTATCATTCTTGGGAGATATGGGCCCTTTTCGTTATGAGCACCGCATACAGGATCTCCTAGCATACGAATCATCTCTACCTACTAGATACGATATCGATTTAAAGAGATTATGCCTATACCATCAAAAGGACTTTAATACACTTTCAAAGGAGCAAAAGCAAAAGTTATTAAGTCACCATGCATTTGCTATAAAAATATGATACTTTTAGACGGGCTTTTTCAAATCTTTCAGGCTAATTTTGATCAAAATTAGCATATAAGTAAATAACCTACATGGTATCATTTTTTCCAAGCATCATTTATCATCTCCCGGAGATCAGGAAAACGAATTGGTTTTTGAATTATCCTATCAATTCTTGCAATCTTAAAGTTCTCATGATCTTTCAAATCTTTGGCATCAAAAGCAGTCATTAAAAAAATCTTTATTTCATTATTAATCTCTCTAATGTTCTTTGCAAGGTCTATACCATTTATGTCTGGCATTCTCATGTCCGTAATTATCAAGGAATGTTTACCAGAAGTTTCCCTAAAATATTCAAGTGCCATTATAGGATCAGTGAAAGAGATTGCATTGAATCCTTCTTTTTTCAAAAATTCTTTGAAAAGATCTGCAAGTTCTATTTCATCGTCCACTATAATGATAGACTTATCAGATGACGATGACAATTAGTGCTGATTTTTTTCTAAATTATTTAAATTTATCCATAAAATTATAGACCCTAAGGAATTGTACTACTTTGTAAGCCCGTTCTCATGGTTCAAGTGAGTGATCAATCTAATTCTTTATCGTAATTCAGTGTTGTTTGTCGCTTTATGACATCATAATGAGTGAAGGGGTCAAATCCTTTTGGTGTACGGGTTGTACTGAGATCCCATTTTTTGGGTCATCTGCGTCGTAATTATTATGAAGAGTTGGTGGGCTGCATAAATGTAAAGTATTGATTTACAATAGAAATCTTATAAAAAAAGTACCATAATCTATTTAAATAATTTATGAGATTTCAGATCTGCGACATCATTTACTTCCTCAAAGGTCTGGTGCGTTGGAGTGCCAGACCTTGTGAGTAGCTGAAATTTTTATCTTTTGTATTAGAACCCGCTCTCAATTTAAAGCGATAGCATGTCCATTCTCTTAACAAAATTGTTAGTATCGTTTTTGACTACAAATGGTGCTCGGATACTAATTTACTGAAATTTGAATCAACGGCGTCGTCAAATTCTATGTGTGAAAGCCAAAAGGGTTTTTCAAAGTAAATCAAAAAATGGGTTGATATTTAGTCCGCCTAAATTTATCGCAACAAGACAGGTCGGGCATTTACTTGAATACGGAACATAACATAAGGCTTAACTCGGCGATCCTTCCCATTGTTATAACGAGCTTGACGATGCAATTGATTAGCGGTAACATAGAGATATCCATCTGTAGCTAGTGAAAGGGTATCGGGCCATAGGAGGCGTGAATCATATGCCAATGTTTCCCATATCTTGTCAGAATGTCTAAGACGAAGAATGGCATTATGCTCATAGTTAGTTGAGTAGATATTACCAGAGGCATCTGATTCAAGACCATCCGATGCACCACCCCTGTCACCATGATCTTTTATGGTAGCAACAACATCCGATTCTGGTGTATCACGATTAATAAGGGCATCTATATCTACACTGTATAACTTACGACTCCCAAGTGGACAGTAGTATAAACGAGACCCATCAGAGCTAATTGCGATGCCGTCAGCGCCCATGCTGGCTCCATGTTTCACCGACCCATTTTGTTGTTCTTCTAGGAATGGCTTACCTTCTACTAGAGGAAGAAAGGCTTGCAGATCCTCCGGTTTGGTCGATTTGTGATCATTAAGTCGACGCCAGCTTTCACCAGATCCAAGGTCAACCACAATAAATCCATTCGATCCCTTTTGAGATGAATCTGTGATGAAGGCCATACCCTCATCGCCTCTTCGTAAGTCGAATCGAATATCGTTTAGATAGGTTGTAGGTAATGCCACTGTTTGGGAAAACAAAATCTTTTTAGTTACTTTGTTTGTTTCCAAATCAACACAAATCAACTTTGGCCCTCCGTATTTTGTGGGTTGAAATAAGGGGCTACCAGTGTCAAGAATCCATAACCTGTCACGAGGGTCAACAACAACAGACTGTACTGATACTAAAGTTGAAGCTTGATCATCTTCATTTGTTTTGTTTAATGACTCATCCGGATAAGCAACCATGTTCCCATCTTTAAGTATTTCAGCAACAGAGTATTTGACATCGTCACCCCACTTTGGAAAGTTTACAAATATTCTACCCTTATGGGATACTGTCACTCCTGTTGGCATAGCATCATTAAAAAAAGCTACGGTTTCTAATGCTCCTACTGGATCAGCAGATGGCAACTTGTGTAGATGAGTATTTTTTGGATTATTTGACATACTATGATATCAAAAACATAGCTCATATACTTGAGATCTCTTTCGTTGCCTTTAAGCGCGGCGCCTCTTACATTGTATTCACATAATACATATCTCTCTTACAATACCTGCCGAATATGAGATCAATCTTTTCGGTAAATTTCACTCAACAATTGACTCTATCTTTATAATTATAGAATTGAGATCAAGGCATAAATCTCTGTTAGAGTAATATAATTTCAATGAATAAATATTCATTTATCTTTTTAACAGTAATAACTACAGCCTTATTATCAACTGGTAGCGTCGTAACAAATGCTTTTTCTAGTACATCAGCTAGTGTATCTTATTGTCCCCCAATATGCTTAGATGAAGTACAACAGCATGTAAACGATGCAAAAGATGCACTAAACGATGGAAAACTCGTTGAAGCAGCATCTGAATTAGATATAGTTAGTAGTCTATTAGACCAACTAGACGATATGACTAGTAAATCAGAGTAATATTAGACTAATACTCTGGTTAGGATATATTTCTGAAACCGATCTAAATTATTTTATCCATAAGATAATAGTTCACTACCTTCATACTCCCCATGGTAACTGCTTACTAAATTAATTAGGGTATTAGCGGTAGAATAAAGCATCTGAATGGGTCAAACGGCTATTCTGTTTGAAAACCATGATTGTCATCTATGACTCGTACGATGGGCAAGGGTCTTGTTTACATGTCAGACGTCATGGTTTGGGTAGTTACTAGAACAATGACATTTAAACTGCCCGATATTCTATTGTTGTTTTTCCTCTTTAAAATGAGGTAACACTTTTTTGCAGAATTGTTGTACAAAATCAAGTTCATCAGGACTAGTGCTGTGTATATAAATCTGGGTGAAACCACATTTAAAATATTCTTCAAGTGGTTTTATCAAATCTTCCACAGACGTTACTATTAGGGTTGACTTTTCTAGCTCTTCGTCTGATACTTCTTCTAGTGCTTTTTGCTGTAATTTTCTTGGATCATTAATGGCAGTATCAAATACATTCCTTATTTCGCTTGCTCTCCAAAAATTTATGGATTTGAATGCCTCATCGTAATCCTCGGAATAGGATATTCTGGGTTTGCTTATTTTTTCAAGTTTATTTGGATCTTTACCTGCGGCAACAGCGGCCTCATCGAATTTATCAAATACTTCTTTTGAATTATTAGGCTTTGATACCGTGATCAATCCATCTGTAAGAGTAGCAGCAGCTGCAGTAGCCTTGGGTCCTGAGGCAGCCATATACAAAGGAATTGGATATGAAGGAAGTGAATAGAGTTTAGCCGATTTTGTCTTGAAATATTGACCATTATAGTTCAAAAATCCATCTTTGTCGATAAACTTCTTGTCCGATGTAAAACTAGTTTCCCTATTTGATTGAGGTTGTCGCTCTTTTTCCCAGAGAATCTTTATAATTTCAATGGCTTCTATCGTCCTTTCCAATCTAGTTCTTGAGGAGGGCCATTCAAATCCAACGGAAACTTCATTCATGGCTTCTCCTGAACCTAATCCCAAGCTAATTCTGCGTGGATATAATATGGCAAGAGATGCAAATGCTTGCGCTATTATTGCAGGATTGTACCTATAAATCGGAGAAGTGACTCCAGTAACAAATCGCATCTTCTTTGTTCTTTCTGCAGCTGCTGCAAGCCATATCCAGGTAAAATTTCCAAATCCTCCGTCATTCCACCAAGGGTGAAAATGATCACTAGTCATAGTTGAAGTAAAGCCGCCTTTCTCTGCTTCAATTGTGAACTTGATTAAATCTTGCATAGAATATTGTTCTTGGGAGGCCCAATACCCAACTGTCCTCATGTCTTGTTATTTCTACTAAAGTATTTATTCCATATACCTACATTAAGCGATGTAATTTCAGAATTAAACAATCTCATTGA
This Candidatus Nitrosocosmicus oleophilus DNA region includes the following protein-coding sequences:
- a CDS encoding MEDS domain-containing protein — protein: MESASNTISESEYGTHALVIYENLETLREFYSQYIKKRIEEKNEFIQLASFYETEDSVRKTLSAGHVSIDVDKWEKTENSLMIMDSLKKYLGNESQQSENNSDKDLVGYAKEKGKAGVSFLGDMGPFRYEHRIQDLLAYESSLPTRYDIDLKRLCLYHQKDFNTLSKEQKQKLLSHHAFAIKI
- a CDS encoding response regulator, translated to MSSSSDKSIIIVDDEIELADLFKEFLKKEGFNAISFTDPIMALEYFRETSGKHSLIITDMRMPDINGIDLAKNIREINNEIKIFLMTAFDAKDLKDHENFKIARIDRIIQKPIRFPDLREMINDAWKK
- a CDS encoding L-dopachrome tautomerase-related protein, producing the protein MSNNPKNTHLHKLPSADPVGALETVAFFNDAMPTGVTVSHKGRIFVNFPKWGDDVKYSVAEILKDGNMVAYPDESLNKTNEDDQASTLVSVQSVVVDPRDRLWILDTGSPLFQPTKYGGPKLICVDLETNKVTKKILFSQTVALPTTYLNDIRFDLRRGDEGMAFITDSSQKGSNGFIVVDLGSGESWRRLNDHKSTKPEDLQAFLPLVEGKPFLEEQQNGSVKHGASMGADGIAISSDGSRLYYCPLGSRKLYSVDIDALINRDTPESDVVATIKDHGDRGGASDGLESDASGNIYSTNYEHNAILRLRHSDKIWETLAYDSRLLWPDTLSLATDGYLYVTANQLHRQARYNNGKDRRVKPYVMFRIQVNARPVLLR
- a CDS encoding LLM class flavin-dependent oxidoreductase, which codes for MRTVGYWASQEQYSMQDLIKFTIEAEKGGFTSTMTSDHFHPWWNDGGFGNFTWIWLAAAAERTKKMRFVTGVTSPIYRYNPAIIAQAFASLAILYPRRISLGLGSGEAMNEVSVGFEWPSSRTRLERTIEAIEIIKILWEKERQPQSNRETSFTSDKKFIDKDGFLNYNGQYFKTKSAKLYSLPSYPIPLYMAASGPKATAAAATLTDGLITVSKPNNSKEVFDKFDEAAVAAGKDPNKLEKISKPRISYSEDYDEAFKSINFWRASEIRNVFDTAINDPRKLQQKALEEVSDEELEKSTLIVTSVEDLIKPLEEYFKCGFTQIYIHSTSPDELDFVQQFCKKVLPHFKEEKQQ